A single genomic interval of Dysidea avara chromosome 8, odDysAvar1.4, whole genome shotgun sequence harbors:
- the LOC136265076 gene encoding uncharacterized protein has product MASLESVKRITRSKARSKGTDKANTSSNNVNVANGDIDAAESQSRSIECLVETATAMRRTRKRTMDKSKNPSNNAGTVKSVAKQTTEKQTQGPRKGAQAVNELAQMSESSLPPTKKRKSKAMNQREREELLASLNSIDFSVFQSEVCVKFDEQFFPEKLKEFTGILRDTEQPLKDIIMSHRLCFVGLYKECKKGPDPFLQFQFQWQKYCSAFLLGSQYAMSEIGLNDSAGYQIGESRAIWLRFCEENEVPVPASNPVMMTISSALYHCLLDHVNCFQCNSFSTTSSTTQEADGDDVYFRFGGAAISDMLHLHYKHIKNCKDSQRDILSQEISILHCMNSKDKVNIPSYLKYRDQGYMYSPDPILIPFLRELDTAVKEIVNLDGLHQEGDNLIKVAHERIHGQPKFFDAFTETLSSRSPNLTTVYSEDALRSVFNTFTRKICNTRIQEFLSATKQQLATKKGLASTVDVNLRAKLLAHHIQLETKIGSNN; this is encoded by the exons ATGGCGTCGTTGGAAAGTGTGAAAAGAATTACGAGAAGTAAAGCGAGAAGTAAAGGTACAGATAAGGCAAATACTTCGAGTAATAATGTGAA CGTGGCGAACGGCGATATCGATGCAGCAGAGTCACAGTCTAGATCCATTGAATGCCTAGTAGAAACTGCTACAGCAATGAGGAGAACTCGTAAAAGGACGATGGATAAATCGAAAAATCCAAGTAACAACGCTGG AACGGTGAAAAGTGTAGCAAAACAGACTACAGAGAAGCAGACACAGGGTCCAAGAAAAGGTGCACAAGCTGTTAATGAGCTAGCCCAGATGTCAGAAAGTTCCTTACCTCCAACAAAGAAGAGAAAATCAAAAGCAATGAaccagagagagagagaggagTTATTGGCATCTTTGAATTCTATAGATTTCTCTGTATTTCAAAGCGAGGTTTGTGTCAAGTTTGATGAACAATTTTTTCCTGAAAAGCTAAAAGAATTTACCGGTATACTTCGTGATACAGAGCAACCCCTTAAGGACATCATTATGAGCCACCGACTGTGTTTTGTTGGTTTATATAAAGAATGTAAAAAGGGGCCAGACCCATTCTTGCAGTTTCAGTTTCAGTGGCAAAAGTACTGCAGTGCTTTCTTACTAGGCAGCCAATATGCCATGTCAGAAATTGGGTTGAATGATTCTGCTGGTTATCAGATTGGTGAATCTCGAGCAATTTGGCTGAGATTCTGTGAAGAGAATGAAGTGCCTGTCCCAGCAAGTAATCCTGTAATGATGACAATATCATCAGCATTGTATCACTGTTTACTTGATCATGTTAACTGTTTTCAGTGTAACAGTTTTAGTACCACAAGTTCTACAACACAGGAAGCTGATGGAGATGATGTGTATTTTCGTTTCGGTGGTGCTGCTATATCAGACATGCTGCATCTTCATTACAAACATATCAAGAATTGCAAAGATAGTCAAAGGGATATCTTATCCCAGGAAATATCAATTCTACACTGTATGAATTCCAAGGATAAAGTCAACATACCAAGTTACCTGAAGTATCGTGATCAAGGATACATGTATTCACCTGATCCTATTTTGATACCATTTTTGAGAGAACTGGATACTGCAGTTAAAGAGATTGTAAATCTTGATGGGCTACACCAGGAAGGGgacaatttaattaag GTAGCACATGAAAGAATACATGGACAGCCAAAATTTTTTGATGCTTTTACAGAGACGTTGTCCTCCAGATCACCTAACTTGACAACTGTGTATTCCGAAGATGCATTAAGAAGTGTTTTCAACACATTTACAAGGAAGATTTGTAATACAAGAATTCAAGAATTCTTGTCAGCAACTAAACAACAACTGGCAACAAAGAAAGGCTTAGCTTCAACAGTTGATGTAAATTTGAGAGCTAAACTACTAGCGCATCATATCCAATTAGAAACTAAGATAGGAAGtaacaactga
- the LOC136265071 gene encoding uncharacterized protein: protein MNPFSGSVYSSVLTYNTNVLNQAYQHLPFEVFNGAALSHVRLTGQHCFDCGIFNYNAWRSHGMDSIIQDPTSTPTSRPGKRTNRGIRWLFDELSDYNAPDDVSPFPTADNEQESNVGLMEGESFSVPIEPEVIPSSIVSGTDNEQEGLMEQVIPSSIVAAERDSQLQVVTTPEQPSRSNFVSEPPTVSSRAVATPMEQQEFLQNTVDNVASKFPELAFTLRYDGLDSSNPVLTISQRAVFNHPPHGLTSRVCVTILYKHYKVHVLMRLWSEGEIESIDDVMELCGMFGKKSSYKFCPGIDPVHYEDKYHKAIHFHIRSVRLSEFPFSRVDSVNCKLWFLPASNISLAEKAASEVKCPPCKRLVHDLNLQRKRTQEESPSKRIKRQQPSSRARLQHMSPASQQARKRYAQYQRSSNIRKLSKLEDSEVVLSDEQSEEMCEVMEAMKAEDLDKLYQEGDQHGVGSVMKTLWTTDKDRQKKQFFLNQEENSVGGRGNRWNMITIRMALAIYTRSPAAYKALQSFEILKLPSKSTMQAYTGAFMHAPGASNVCIVEQVSQYVLFKEECRKNGRQEPKSDGALIFDEVKVACQLMWNSQNHQLMGLAMTSKDMESLSDIYRILKNPEANQTSYILQFIWRDLTSSYDIVGPYYTSAASVEAKFVVACVFETIRLFQHHGLKTSVLVCDGGSSNISAIKASHDHHGAYSIKQEGVDRYEVEPWMVNPYNPPNKIFWLICPSHQLKNMVNALFSSKQGGTKQFKQGKGTEFGWKAIIDLYKRELVRVHNNQARMVPRLREAHCLRDSWTKLNVLPAKIMQQEQVLGELFWYVNQYPPPDDASEVQETLAYLEACSLIFERGFLSHDRIRNLDSEILQNITKGYDYFSGWLTSILKEDPKYPHTSSTQRSFLSWQTWDLLRIDVYGFRAFCRWFLATYPTYFVSPLRLSGSAVESLFSQYKFTAGGKLDSVNYTTARAAHLIKQCAVSHHSGVSYRDEKLTIVETPLERKAYNKKSV, encoded by the exons ATGAACCCGTTTAGTGGATCCGTATATTCTAGTGTACTCACGTATAATACCAATGTGTTAAATCAGGCGTATCAACACCTTCCCTTCGAAGTCTTCAATGGAGCCGCATTGAGTCACGTGCGTTTAACTGGACAGCActgtttcgattgtgggattttTAATTATAACGCGTGGCGTTCGCATGGAATGGATAGTATTATTCAAGATCCTACTTCGACCCCTACCTCCCGACCTGGGAAGCGAACTAACCGAGGGATTCGTTGGTTATTTGACGAATTGTCTGATTACAACGCCCCAGACGATGTATCACCTTTTCCAACAGCAGACAATGAGCAGGAATCCAATGTGGGGTTAATGGAAGGGGAGTCATTCTCGGTACCTATCGAGCCAGAAGTGATTCCATCAAGTATCGTCAGTGGCACTGACAATGAGCAGGAAGGATTAATGGAACAAGTTATTCCATCAAGTATCGTTGCTGCTGAGCGCGACAGTCAACTTCAGGTAGTTACAACACCTGAGCAACCTTCAAGATCGAATTTCGTCAGCGAGCCGCCTACTGTGAGTTCACGTGCGGTTGCTACACCAATGGAGCAGCAAGAATTTTTGCAAAATACTGTTGACAATGTTGCAAGTAAATTTCCAGAATTAGCATTTACACTGAGATACGATGGCTTGGATAGCAGTAACCCCGTGCTAACAATATCACAGAGAGCAGTGTTTAATCACCCCCCACATGGATTGACTTCTCGAGTTTGTGTTACCATACTATACAAACACTACAAAGTTCATGTTTTGATGAGACTGTGGAGTGAAGGAGAGATTGAATCAATTGATGATGTAATGGAGCTTTGTGGTATGTTTGGCAAAAAATCGAGTTACAAATTCTGTCCTGGAATTGATCCTGTGCATTATGAAGATAAATACCACAAAGCTATTCATTTTCATATTAGAAGTGTTCGGCTGTCTGAGTTTCCATTTTCACGAGTTGATTCTGTGAATTGCAAGCTTTGGTTTttgcctgcatcaaatataaGTTTAGCAGAGAAGGCTGCAAGTGAAGTGAAGTGCCCACCTTGCAAGCGCTTGGTGCATGATTTAAACTTACAAAGAAAACGCACCCAGGAAGAAAGCCCAAGCAAAAGGATAAAAAGGCAACAGCCCTCTTCTAGAGCACGGCTGCAGCACATGTCACCTGCCAGCCAGCAAGCACGTAAACGGTATGCTCAGTACCAGCGATCTAGCAATATTCGGAAATTGAGTAAGCTGGAGGATAGTGAAGTAGTACTCAGTGATGAACAGAGCGAGGAGATGTGTGAAGTGATGGAAGCTATGAAAGCCGAGGATTTGGATAAGCTGTACCAAGAGGGAGACCAGCATGGAGTAGGGAGTGTAATGAAGACATTGTGGACGACAGATAAAGATCGCCAGAAAAAACAGTTTTTCTTGAATCAGGAGGAGAATT CTGTTGGAGGCCGTGGAAACCGGTGGAACATGATTACCATCCGTATGG CTTTAGCAATTTATACACGCAGCCCTGCAGCTTACAAAGCTCTACAAAGTTTTGAAATCCTAAAATTACCATCCAAGTCCACCATGCAAGCATACACTGGGGCTTTCATGCATGCTCCGGGAGCAAGTAATGTCTGCATTGTTGAGCAAGTATCTCAGTATGTTTTGTTCAAAGAAGAGTGTCGAAAGAATGGACGGCAGGAACCTAAATCTGATGGAGCCTTGATATTCGATGAGGTGAAAGTGGCCTGTCAGTTAATGTGGAACTCCCAGAATCACCAACTGATGGGGTTAGCAATGACATCCAAGGATATGGAATCTTTAAGTGACATCTACCGAATTCTTAAAAATCCTGAAGCTAACCAAACATCTTATATCTTGCAATTTATTTGGAGGGACCTTACCAGCAGCTATGACATAGTGGGTCCATACTATACGTCTGCTGCCTCAGTGGAAGCCAAATTTGTAGTGGCTTGTGTTTTCGAGACCATTAGGCTTTTTCAGCATCATGGTCTGAAAACTAGTGTGTTGGTATGCGATGGTGGATCTTCAAATATTTCTGCAATCAAAGCAAGTCATGACCACCATGGGGCATATTCAATAAAACAAGAAGGAGTTGACAGATACGAAGTGGAGCCTTGGATGGTTAATCCGTATAATCCTCCAAACAAGATTTTTTGGTTGATTTGCCCATCCCACCAG ctgaaaaaCATGGTTAATGCATTGTTTTCTTCAAAACAAGGAGGGACAAAGCAGTTTAAACAGGGAAAAGGCACAGAGTTTGGGTGGAAAGCCATTATTGACTTGTATAAGAGAGAGTTGGTACGGGTCCACAACAATCAGGCAAGAATGGTTCCACGATTAAGAGAGGCTCACTGTTTACGAGACTCGTGGACCAAACTTAATGTGCTGCCAGCAAAGATCATGCAG CAAGAGCAAGTCCTGGGAGAGCTCTTTTGGTATGTGAACCAGTATCCTCCACCAGACGATGCTTCTGAAGTGCAGGAGACTTTGGCTTACTTGGAAGCATGTAGCTTGATTTTTGAACGGGGGTTCCTGTCCCATGATCGTATCAGAAACTTGGACAGCGAGATACTGCAGAACATTACTAAGGGGTATGACTACTTTTCTGGGTGGCTAACTTCTATACTGAAGGAAG ATCCAAAATATCCCCATACATCATCAACCCAACGATCATTCCTCTCTTGGCAAA CATGGGACCTACTAAGAATTGATGTGTATGGATTCCGAGCATTCTGCAGGTGGTTTTTAGCAACATACCCCACTTATTTCGTCTCTCCCTTGCGCTTGTCAGGATCAGCAGTGGAAAGTTTATTTAGCCAGTACAAGTTTACGGCTGGTGGGAAACTGGACTCTGTAAATTATACCACTGCTCGTGCTGCTCATCTCATCAAGCAGTGTGCTGTTTCACACCATAGTGGTGTAAGCTACAGGGATGAAAAATTGACTATAGTAGAAACCCCTTTGGAGAGAAAGGCATATAATAAAAAATCTGTATAG
- the LOC136265073 gene encoding protein NLRC3-like: MTSQSEVIEQLKKSVTATSTPLLKGLHSLITPRYAAHWRVVGTQLGLPIGTLDIIEQDNVYRSVPCCNDMWSKWLKMDPSASWEKLFKVIESPAVSSDQAPDKVTSKPDMDKSTVTDQGVSTLSDRVRQLNIQTRFAVDEDSWPPNQPKDFTPVLLVHHQDQHTFEQATALQLAGSIQSGRPHYPQDSHQSLREALDNSKTTKQLVDILAPLQESKNAQFILVEGLPGIGKSLLLQEITYKWSTGKLLQKFKIVLLLQLRSPAVQQVSLVDDLLKLFCKRDRKATEIATASSDYLFKNNGKDIVLLFDGYDEFPVNLQKDSLVADILKRQVLPHCGLVVSSRPHASVRLRQQATIRVDILGFAKEERKLYVEQSLKEQPHAVKELTEYLEGNLTINGLCFIPFNMVILIYLYKQGIPLPSNSTQLYNYFICLTICRHLAKSGQPLDNTITDLAKLPQPYNTIVQQLSKLSLEGLNNNKLTFTLEEMRAACSGIEAIEGALNGYGLLQAVQHFGLAGKTMTFNFVHFSIQEFLSAYHITQLPPDEEQRVLEAKFWSDIHSNMFAMYTSLTKGQRSAFKQFLSGGDDTITIAETYLKDQLKCLRLFRCFYEANDEAFYTSIQQGKTFDDKAINLEKTSLTVYDVECVTLFLTCSPHKEWKKLDLSSCHIQDHGCRVLHRDLMSSDVSIKELNLGYNGFTRSSSSSINDLTIHCRVEELNISGNDTIGEDPALYNMLTHPSSRLVTLDMHSTSLSSPSAITLFTAISKGNKLKELYIENNLITDEACDVIATTMKNNTSLVWLWMGNKISGEAAQRLVQALNNNKTLKGLHLPFGYTEDVRKRIRSLREVINKNRESRGCQTKLTIICL, from the exons ATGACAAGTCAAAGTGAAGTAATAGAACAGTTGAAGAAGAGTGTCACTG CTACCAGTACTCCACTACTGAAGGGCCTCCATAGTTTAATAACTCCACGATATGCAGCTCATTGGAGAGTTGTAGGAACACAACTGGGTCTACCCATCGGAACACTTGACATCATAGAACAAGACAATGTGTATAGAAGTGTCCCCTGCTGTAATGATATGTGGAGCAAATGGCTTAAGATGGATCCCTCTGCTAGTTGGGAGAAGTTGTTTAAAGTTATTGAGTCACCTGCAGTGTCCAGTGATCAAGCTCCTGATAAAG TGACCTCCAAACCTGACATGGACAAGTCAACGGTCACTGATCAAG GAGTCTCCACATTGTCCGACAGGGTGAGACAACTTAATATACAAACACGGTTTGCTGTTGATGAAGATTCTTGGCCACCAAATCAACCCAAGGACTTTACACCAGTCCTTTTAGTTCATCATCAAGATCAACACACTTTTGAACAGGCAACTGCACTGCAATTGGCTGGATCCATCCAATCAGGTAGACCTCATTACCCACAAGACAGCCATCAGTCACTGAGAGAAGCACTTGATAACAGTAAGACAACTAAACAACTAGTTGATATCTTAGCTCCACTACAAGAAAGCAAAAATGCGCAATTCATTTTAGTTGAGGGGTTGCCTGGTATTGGTAAATCTTTGTTATTACAAGAAATAACATACAAGTGGTCAACAGGAAAGTTGTTACAAAAGTTTAAAATAGTTCTCCTCCTCCAGTTGCGTAGTCCAGCTGTGCAGCAGGTGTCACTTGTTGATGACCTTCTAAAGTTGTTCTGCAAAAGAGACAGGAAAGCTACAGAAATTGCCACTGCATCTAGTGATTACCTCTTTAAGAATAATGGTAAAGACATTGTTCTCCTTTTTGACGGCTACGATGAGTTCCCAGTTAACCTACAGAAAGATAGTTTAGTTGCTGATATACTGAAACGTCAGGTGTTACCTCATTGCGGCTTGGTAGTGTCATCTCGTCCACATGCCTCGGTGAGACTTCGACAACAAGCAACTATCAGAGTTGACATATTGGGCTTTGCTAAAGAGGAACGAAAGCTATACGTTGAACAGTCCCTGAAGGAACAGCCACATGCAGTCAAAGAGCTCACCGAATATCTTGAAGGTAATCTGACAATCAACGGCCTGTGTTTCATCCCCTTCAACATGGTCATCTTGATTTATCTGTACAAACAGGGAATTCCCCTTCCTAGCAATTCTACACAGCTTTACAATTACTTCATCTGTCTTACCATCTGTCGACATCTTGCCAAGTCTGGTCAACCTCTTGATAACACCATCACTGACCTAGCCAAACTCCCCCAGCCCTATAATACAATAGTTCAGCAGTTATCAAAACTATCGCTCGAGGGTCTTAATAACAACAAGCTAACCTTTACCTTGGAGGAGATGAGAGCAGCTTGTTCAGGCATCGAAGCTATCGAAGGAGCTCTGAACGGATACGGACTACTTCAGGCTGTCCAGCACTTCGGGCTCGCTGGGAAAACGATGACATTTAACTTTGTCCATTTTTCCATTCAGGAGTTCTTGTCCGCTTACCATATCACACAGCTTCCACCAGACGAAGAGCAGCGAGTGCTCGAAGCGAAGTTCTGGAGCGATATTCATTCCAACATGTTTGCAATGTACACCTCGCTTACCAAGGGACAGCGATCTGCTTTTAAACAATTTCTCTCTGGAGGGGACGACACGATCACCATCGCTGAAACATACTTGAAGGATCAACTGAAGTGTCTTCGACTATTTCGCTGCTTCTATGAGGCCAACGACGAAGCTTTTTACACTTCTATACAACAAGGAAAAACTTTCGATGATAAAGCAATCAATCTTGAGAAGACTAGCCTAACTGTTTATGATGTTGAGTGTGTTACGCTCTTCCTTACCTGCTCACCCCACAAGGAGTGGAAGAAGCTTGACTTGTCTTCCTGCCATATCCAGGATCATGGCTGTCGTGTCCTTCACCGTGATCTGATGTCATCTGACGTCAGTATTAAAGAACTCAACTTGGGGTATAATGGCTTCACCAGATCTTCCTCTTCCTCCATTAATGATCTCACCATACACTGTAGAGTGGAAGAGTTGAATATTAGTGGTAACGACACCATCGGAGAGGACCCTGCTCTCTACAACATGTTGACCCATCCCTCCTCTAGGCTAGTGACACTGGACATGCATAGTACCAGCTTATCATCGCCATCAGCCATTACCCTATTCACTGCAATATCAAAGGGTAACAAACTGAAGGAGCTCTACATTGAAAACAATCTCATCACTGATGAAGCTTGTGATGTCATTGCCACtacaatgaagaacaatacatCACTAGTCTGGCTGTGGATGGGCAACAAGATCAGTGGAGAAGCTGCTCAACGTCTAGTACAAGCCCTCAACAATAACAAAACATTAAAAGGGCTACACCTACCCTTTGGTTACACTGAAGATGTTAGGAAGAGGATTAGATCACTACGAGAAGTAATTAACAAGAACAGAGAAAGTAGAGGATGTCAAACAAAACTGACcattatctgtttgtag
- the LOC136265081 gene encoding uncharacterized protein, which yields MYGVNLFPLECLKHKDGRCGSSVCESMSMITIKLSGYRRQYDSYLTNDLERSKLTCTHALLVRSRVRWRYQISSLGGHVTVVTDGALSGGDIAETGQPHPLKAEEKPQQNTVSTIGCCVTRYLMINSKLVKKPTPRHSNVSYWETSITAAIPYLVMKSASMLVRSLHYHHCLLGVVRSRS from the exons ATGTATGGAGTTAATTTGTTCCCATTAGAATGTTTGAAACACAAGGACGGAAGATGTGGTAGTTCAGTTTGCGAGTCGATGTCGATGATAACAATAAAATTGTCTGGATATAGACGTCAATACGATAGCTACTTGACAAATGATTTGGAGAGAAGTAAGCTTACCTGTACACACGCGCTACTTGTGAGATCTCGTGTGAGATGGAGATACCAAATCTCATCTCTTGGTGGCCACGTGACG GTGGTCACTGATGGAGCTCTGTCTGGTGGAGATATTGCAGAAACCGGTCAGCCCCACCCACTTAAAGCTGAAGAGAAACCTCAACAAAACACAG TGAGCACAATAGGGTGTTGTGTCACCAGATACTTGATGATAAACAG CAAACTAGTAAAGAAACCTACTCCTAGACACAGCAATG TGAGCTATTGGGAGACGAGCATTACTGCAGCAATTCCATATTTGGTAATGAAGTCAGCATCCATGCTAGTCAGAAGTCTTCACTACCATCACTGTCTACTGGGAGTAGTAAG GTCAAGATCTTGA